Proteins encoded together in one bacterium window:
- a CDS encoding type VI secretion system tip protein VgrG, producing the protein MALTRLLGNDARYLFEISGVKATLLVSRFDLSEGVSVPYELSVELACDDEVKMDDALGKEGFLTLTGDGGDRIVHGVVDRFEHVGNRGRFGLYRARVVPYLRWLSLERDCRIFQNKSVPDIVKQILQDSGLPSDRYDFRLKASYAPVEYCVQYRETDLDFVSRLLEEEGIFYFFEHSDKKHLLVFADDTVAYKEIAGESGVTYNFSQGLAPTEECVYRFAFSRQVRSGKMTREDYNFEKPGLELKKEEKAKVHEKLEVYDYPGRYVEPDRGKQLSKVRLEESMTYYETADGESACVRLVPGFKFSLTDHEHAGYNQDYFLTRLVTRGEQPQTLQEAAGSGSGGFSYSSRFTAIPASVPFRPARVTPRPVVEGIQTATVTGPDGEEIYTDKYGRVKVKFHWDRADVHDEKSSCWIRVSSTFAGGQYGSIFTPRIGQEVVVDFLEGDPDRPLITGSVYNANLMPPYELPGEKTKSTTKTNSSLGGKGFNEIRFEDKKGEEQLFVHGEKDADIRIKNDRREWVGQDRHLVVVRDKIGKVERDSHRLVGREERLEVTADRHRKVGGQEAIEVVKSRSVTVGGDVIEVFKGDHGEAVSGEHYARAKNVVIEGMTGLTMKVQGNFVTIDTAGVTIKGTRVDINPPAGAGLKGPSLGAVPVSAPLIAVVADNAVAGKDKTYSAAETHNESSEEARQEKSWIEIKLVDENKDPVPGERYRIELPDGKIAEGTLDHNGHARVNRIKPGTCKVTFPRLDKDTWEKA; encoded by the coding sequence ATGGCGCTGACCCGTCTTCTCGGCAACGATGCCCGGTATCTGTTCGAGATCTCCGGGGTGAAGGCGACGTTGCTGGTGTCCCGGTTCGACCTTTCGGAGGGGGTGTCGGTCCCGTACGAGTTGTCGGTGGAGCTGGCGTGCGACGACGAAGTGAAGATGGACGACGCGTTGGGGAAGGAAGGTTTCCTGACGCTGACGGGTGACGGGGGGGACCGGATCGTTCACGGCGTGGTGGACCGGTTCGAGCATGTGGGGAACCGGGGCCGGTTCGGGTTGTACCGCGCGCGGGTGGTGCCGTACCTGCGGTGGCTGTCGCTGGAGCGCGACTGCCGGATCTTCCAGAACAAGAGCGTTCCCGACATCGTGAAGCAGATCCTCCAGGATTCGGGGCTTCCTTCGGACCGGTACGACTTCCGCCTGAAGGCGAGCTACGCGCCGGTGGAGTATTGCGTGCAGTACCGGGAGACGGACCTGGACTTCGTGTCGCGCCTGCTGGAGGAGGAGGGGATCTTCTACTTCTTCGAGCACAGCGACAAGAAGCACCTGCTGGTGTTCGCGGACGATACGGTGGCGTACAAGGAGATCGCCGGGGAGAGCGGGGTGACGTACAACTTCTCGCAGGGGTTGGCTCCCACGGAGGAGTGCGTGTACCGGTTCGCCTTTTCGCGGCAGGTCCGTTCCGGGAAGATGACGCGCGAGGACTACAACTTCGAGAAGCCGGGGCTGGAGCTGAAGAAGGAGGAGAAGGCGAAGGTCCACGAGAAGCTCGAGGTATACGACTACCCGGGGCGGTACGTGGAGCCGGACCGCGGGAAGCAGTTGTCGAAGGTCCGGCTCGAGGAGTCGATGACGTATTACGAGACGGCGGACGGGGAGAGCGCGTGCGTGCGGCTGGTTCCGGGGTTCAAGTTCTCGCTTACGGACCACGAGCACGCGGGGTACAACCAGGACTACTTCCTGACGAGGCTGGTCACGCGCGGGGAGCAGCCGCAGACGCTGCAGGAGGCGGCGGGATCCGGGAGCGGGGGTTTCAGCTATTCGAGCCGGTTCACGGCGATCCCGGCGTCGGTTCCGTTCCGTCCCGCGCGGGTGACTCCGCGGCCGGTGGTGGAGGGGATCCAGACGGCGACGGTGACGGGTCCGGACGGGGAGGAGATCTACACGGACAAGTACGGCCGGGTGAAGGTGAAGTTTCACTGGGACCGTGCGGACGTCCATGACGAGAAGAGTTCGTGCTGGATCCGGGTCTCCTCGACGTTCGCCGGGGGGCAGTACGGGTCGATCTTCACTCCGCGGATCGGGCAGGAGGTGGTGGTCGACTTCCTGGAGGGGGACCCGGACCGTCCGCTGATCACCGGGAGCGTGTACAACGCGAACCTGATGCCGCCGTACGAATTGCCGGGAGAGAAGACGAAGAGCACGACGAAGACGAACAGTTCGCTCGGCGGGAAGGGGTTCAACGAGATCCGGTTCGAGGACAAGAAGGGCGAGGAGCAGCTGTTCGTCCACGGGGAGAAGGACGCGGACATCCGGATCAAGAACGACCGCCGGGAGTGGGTGGGGCAGGACCGTCACCTGGTGGTCGTGCGGGACAAGATCGGGAAGGTGGAGCGGGACTCGCACAGGCTGGTGGGTCGCGAGGAGCGCCTGGAGGTGACGGCGGACCGGCATCGGAAGGTGGGGGGCCAGGAGGCGATCGAGGTGGTGAAGTCCCGCTCGGTGACCGTCGGGGGGGACGTGATCGAGGTCTTCAAGGGGGACCACGGCGAAGCGGTCTCGGGGGAGCATTACGCCAGGGCGAAGAATGTGGTGATCGAGGGGATGACGGGGCTGACCATGAAAGTCCAAGGGAACTTCGTCACCATAGACACGGCGGGCGTGACCATCAAGGGAACCCGGGTGGACATCAACCCGCCCGCCGGAGCGGGACTCAAAGGGCCCTCCCTGGGTGCGGTGCCCGTGTCCGCCCCCCTCATCGCGGTGGTGGCCGACAACGCGGTCGCAGGGAAGGACAAGACGTACTCCGCCGCCGAGACCCATAACGAATCGTCGGAAGAGGCCCGGCAGGAGAAGAGCTGGATCGAGATCAAGCTCGTGGATGAAAACAAGGACCCGGTCCCCGGCGAGCGCTATCGGATCGAACTGCCGGACGGAAAGATCGCCGAGGGGACGCTCGACCACAACGGCCACGCCCGGGTGAACCGTATCAAGCCGGGTACGTGCAAGGTCACCTTTCCCCGGCTCGACAAGGACACGTGGGAGAAGGCATAG
- a CDS encoding peptidoglycan-binding protein, which translates to MAEDHTVRQGESVMSIAEENGFLCETLWNHPKNSQLKAKRGDPNVLMPGDVLHIPDRREKKESAGVEQCHNFKRKGIPAVVRVVLRRAKKPADEKIEQEAAGPSEYKDPDLKPTGDEPMADVPYAVYAGGKLVKEGKTGGDGKVETKIPPGAGSAWIVLEQGTPKERTLNLNIRQMDPIDEIPGICKRLNNLGYFCPPDAAEESPEFKEAVKAFQSRNGIEETGKVDGRTRSAIKDAYGG; encoded by the coding sequence ATGGCTGAAGACCATACCGTCCGCCAAGGCGAATCCGTGATGTCGATCGCGGAGGAGAACGGTTTCCTCTGCGAGACGCTTTGGAACCACCCGAAGAATTCCCAACTCAAGGCGAAGCGGGGCGACCCGAACGTCCTGATGCCCGGCGACGTCCTCCACATCCCCGACCGGCGGGAGAAGAAGGAGAGCGCGGGCGTCGAACAGTGCCACAATTTCAAGAGGAAGGGGATTCCGGCCGTCGTACGCGTCGTGCTCCGGAGGGCCAAAAAGCCGGCGGACGAGAAGATCGAGCAGGAGGCGGCCGGCCCGTCGGAGTATAAGGACCCGGACCTCAAGCCGACCGGGGACGAGCCGATGGCGGACGTGCCCTACGCCGTATACGCCGGCGGAAAGCTCGTGAAGGAGGGGAAAACGGGGGGGGACGGAAAGGTCGAGACGAAGATTCCCCCCGGCGCCGGAAGCGCGTGGATCGTCCTTGAACAGGGGACGCCGAAGGAGCGGACGCTGAACCTGAACATCCGGCAGATGGACCCGATCGATGAAATTCCCGGCATCTGCAAACGGCTGAACAACCTTGGGTATTTCTGTCCCCCGGACGCCGCGGAGGAGAGCCCGGAATTCAAGGAGGCGGTAAAGGCGTTCCAGTCCAGGAACGGGATCGAAGAGACGGGGAAAGTGGACGGGCGCACCCGGTCGGCCATCAAGGATGCGTACGGGGGATGA
- a CDS encoding peptidoglycan-binding protein, translating to MAATEILVRVEKVTVLDKKSYGEWSFNSSLTRSPSGKKEQFGDPAKVFEALYNKIITLDNWSLEVKIDPADKQLQVEMSGMDAAGFASRDLGKVSVTLNTPILHGYDLSLRSTTGLFQAKVLVTITKGTAKEPGGITTISSPQGGTTYNTIFDGMQLRLVHICPVIPVPWATGIPPYPVAVSSLEGTDPEALHIAAGETKPNALVNPALIPVIGPSDPEFSDLCARIHITHYRPKNLDLKKLIWKATTGNIRFFDGGGGKTEVKGVNAREVKAYGVLNGKDDELGTIEVRWDEPGQPLLAVFRAWVGLVKELYYRANIIKCKTANIGGVAVQNPTVDPAKIQDRFDYNSVLMWQSGIRLIPDPDATCYNGAVKKETGIFEVSIDANQTFNMNPSASDGNYYPTILNQREGVLNICYIHSHSGNNPSGLARDRMLSAASKTETQDGSPSTSWVRPTGVYPDGDGISVEMMTMGPSTRRADGQKPLAGDQNLDKVCGLAIADWAAKIANANTEAHEAGHVIGLHHRGSGGYDAAAGMKPSVDKVNHAAGPNSGKGHPWDENIMSYSAYDRAQDFDLIQTKVIRRHPLLKTVAPKPPVVPPKGKQPVPAPGLPNTAEKILLQEYLTWKKKGLKCGPYELGKSGPDKDGVDGVVGPVTKGAVKKFQRDHGGLATDGVYGPKTAAAFDKEING from the coding sequence ATGGCGGCGACGGAAATCCTCGTCCGGGTCGAAAAAGTGACCGTCCTCGACAAGAAGAGCTACGGAGAGTGGAGTTTCAATTCAAGCCTCACCCGTTCCCCCTCGGGGAAGAAGGAGCAGTTCGGAGATCCGGCCAAGGTATTCGAGGCGCTTTACAACAAGATCATCACCCTCGACAACTGGTCGCTTGAAGTCAAGATCGATCCCGCCGACAAGCAGCTCCAGGTCGAGATGAGCGGGATGGACGCCGCCGGATTCGCATCCCGCGATCTGGGAAAAGTCTCGGTGACGCTGAACACGCCGATCCTTCACGGATACGACCTGTCCCTGCGGTCGACCACGGGGTTATTCCAGGCGAAAGTCCTCGTCACGATCACGAAGGGAACCGCGAAGGAACCGGGCGGGATCACCACCATCTCCTCTCCACAGGGGGGGACTACCTATAACACGATCTTCGACGGGATGCAGCTCCGGTTGGTTCACATCTGTCCGGTGATCCCCGTCCCGTGGGCCACGGGAATTCCCCCTTACCCGGTCGCCGTTTCGTCCCTTGAAGGGACCGATCCGGAAGCGCTCCATATCGCCGCAGGAGAGACGAAGCCGAACGCCCTCGTCAACCCGGCCCTCATCCCCGTCATCGGTCCTTCCGATCCGGAATTTTCCGACCTGTGCGCGAGGATCCACATCACCCATTACCGGCCGAAGAATCTCGATCTGAAGAAGCTGATATGGAAGGCGACGACCGGCAACATCCGCTTTTTCGACGGCGGGGGGGGGAAAACGGAGGTCAAGGGGGTCAACGCGAGGGAGGTCAAGGCCTACGGCGTCCTCAACGGAAAAGACGACGAGTTGGGGACGATCGAGGTCCGTTGGGACGAGCCGGGGCAGCCGCTCCTGGCCGTTTTCCGGGCGTGGGTCGGTCTTGTGAAAGAGCTTTATTACCGCGCGAACATCATAAAGTGCAAGACGGCGAACATCGGCGGCGTCGCGGTCCAGAACCCCACCGTCGACCCGGCGAAAATCCAGGACAGGTTCGATTACAACAGCGTGCTCATGTGGCAGTCCGGCATACGCCTCATTCCGGATCCCGACGCGACCTGCTACAACGGCGCCGTGAAGAAGGAGACCGGGATCTTCGAGGTGTCGATCGACGCGAACCAGACCTTCAACATGAATCCGAGCGCCTCGGATGGCAACTATTACCCGACGATCCTGAACCAGCGGGAGGGGGTGCTGAACATCTGCTATATCCACTCCCATTCGGGGAACAATCCGTCCGGATTGGCGAGGGACCGGATGCTCTCCGCCGCTTCGAAGACCGAGACGCAGGACGGATCCCCGAGCACGTCGTGGGTGCGACCGACAGGCGTTTATCCCGACGGGGACGGGATATCGGTGGAGATGATGACGATGGGGCCTTCCACCCGGAGGGCGGACGGCCAGAAGCCGTTGGCGGGGGATCAGAACCTGGATAAGGTGTGCGGTCTTGCCATCGCCGACTGGGCCGCCAAGATCGCAAACGCGAACACGGAAGCCCACGAGGCCGGTCATGTCATCGGACTTCATCACCGCGGGAGCGGGGGGTACGATGCGGCGGCGGGGATGAAGCCCTCCGTCGACAAGGTCAACCACGCGGCCGGCCCGAACTCGGGGAAAGGGCATCCCTGGGACGAGAACATCATGAGCTACAGCGCGTACGACCGGGCCCAGGATTTCGATCTCATCCAGACGAAGGTCATCCGGCGACACCCTCTCCTGAAAACCGTCGCTCCGAAGCCGCCGGTCGTTCCGCCAAAGGGAAAGCAGCCCGTTCCGGCGCCGGGGCTGCCGAACACGGCGGAAAAAATCCTGCTCCAGGAGTACCTGACCTGGAAGAAGAAGGGGTTGAAGTGCGGCCCGTACGAGCTTGGCAAATCCGGCCCGGACAAGGATGGCGTGGACGGAGTCGTCGGGCCGGTGACGAAGGGCGCGGTCAAGAAGTTCCAGCGCGATCACGGGGGGCTTGCGACCGACGGGGTCTACGGCCCGAAGACCGCCGCCGCCTTCGACAAGGAGATCAACGGGTGA
- a CDS encoding methyltransferase domain-containing protein: MVQASIGVKQVYREEEGEVLEALLTCADPRCGAAYPVLDGIPVVLKDVGSWWRQTKPALSSVRAAAPGIGDFFDALEARGSTGIDAGSLLGTYVDFHYGEFVGAPRPPAPFSSAVNDSYWQEIVGMARPDTGMRYARSLDLGCSVGRFAFELARVSDLVVGIDLDFERVSAAAKIRRRRELSFQRREHGKAFLRVEGTFDPPQNVLFLVGDALDPPFPADSFDLVGALNLLDNVGVPLTLLGQMDALLREGGTILLGTPYEWRTEIADPSEWLETELLDAPSFLRRILEGKELARTGLRFTIEQEHAEVPWMLRGHARRWTLFLSHMMKARKSVS, translated from the coding sequence ATGGTCCAGGCGTCAATCGGAGTGAAACAGGTCTATCGGGAGGAGGAGGGAGAAGTGCTGGAGGCGCTTCTCACCTGCGCGGATCCCCGTTGCGGAGCCGCGTATCCCGTCCTGGACGGCATCCCCGTCGTCCTAAAGGACGTCGGTTCCTGGTGGCGGCAAACCAAACCGGCGCTGTCGTCCGTCCGGGCGGCCGCCCCCGGAATTGGAGATTTCTTCGATGCCCTCGAAGCGCGGGGGTCGACGGGAATCGACGCGGGATCGCTGTTGGGAACCTACGTCGATTTCCACTACGGGGAGTTCGTGGGCGCACCTCGTCCGCCGGCACCGTTTTCCTCCGCCGTCAACGATTCCTATTGGCAGGAAATCGTCGGGATGGCGCGTCCCGATACCGGGATGCGGTACGCGCGTTCCCTCGACCTCGGATGCTCCGTCGGCCGGTTCGCGTTCGAACTGGCCCGCGTGAGCGACCTGGTCGTCGGGATCGACCTCGACTTCGAAAGGGTGTCCGCAGCGGCGAAAATCCGGCGGAGGCGGGAGCTGTCGTTCCAGAGAAGGGAGCACGGCAAGGCGTTCCTCCGCGTCGAAGGGACGTTCGACCCGCCCCAAAACGTCCTGTTTCTCGTGGGGGACGCGCTCGATCCCCCGTTCCCGGCCGACTCATTTGACCTTGTTGGAGCACTCAATCTGCTGGACAATGTCGGTGTGCCCCTCACGCTTCTCGGGCAGATGGACGCCTTGCTCCGCGAAGGCGGGACCATTCTCCTCGGCACCCCGTACGAATGGAGGACGGAGATCGCCGATCCCTCGGAGTGGCTCGAAACGGAATTGCTGGACGCGCCGTCCTTCCTTCGGCGGATCCTGGAAGGGAAGGAATTGGCTCGCACGGGACTCCGGTTTACCATCGAGCAGGAACATGCGGAGGTTCCTTGGATGCTGCGCGGACACGCCCGGCGGTGGACGCTGTTTCTATCCCACATGATGAAGGCCCGCAAGTCGGTTTCGTAG
- a CDS encoding PAAR domain-containing protein has product MPPQGRVSDLAKAQADAHGCPGCPHPVIGPAIQGSPNVVVNGLPALRLGDPGIHMPCCGPNMWNALKGSGTVFINGLPAHRKGDTTKHCGGVGELTMGSPDVDVGD; this is encoded by the coding sequence ATGCCCCCGCAGGGACGAGTGAGCGATCTGGCGAAGGCCCAGGCGGACGCACACGGCTGTCCGGGCTGTCCGCACCCCGTCATCGGACCCGCGATCCAGGGGTCCCCGAACGTCGTTGTGAACGGCTTGCCGGCGTTGCGGCTGGGGGACCCGGGGATCCATATGCCCTGCTGCGGCCCGAACATGTGGAACGCGCTCAAGGGAAGCGGGACGGTCTTCATCAACGGGCTCCCGGCCCATAGGAAGGGCGATACGACGAAACATTGCGGCGGCGTGGGGGAGTTGACGATGGGCAGCCCCGACGTCGACGTCGGGGATTAA
- a CDS encoding DUF2169 domain-containing protein, translating to MKIENRTPFAVETLPVLNPAGDPTFLVVIKGTFLVDVHGFVTPADEQIPVAFGEVMEGEGESAKVRLETDTAPFKPRADIFLLGKAHAPGGKPVRWLDTGLLVGNVKKVVRVFGDRTWISGQGKLSAPMFTEPEPFTEMDLVNEKAFGGIDTESGEVCAENPAGCGFYTRKSPKNIDGAPLPNIEDPGKLIRQWKDHPRPTGFGIVGKNCQPRFGCLGTYDETWQKQRRPAPPADFRTDYYNAAQPDLQVPGYLEGDEDVRLLNLAPGGGEVRFRLPGIRPAVTVTRADIEFLGWDAPLSTENLELRLDTLCLLPEESRFFLVWRGSLPVRNLGALEIREVLVQG from the coding sequence ATGAAAATCGAAAACCGTACGCCATTTGCCGTCGAAACCCTTCCCGTGCTGAATCCGGCGGGGGACCCGACGTTTCTCGTCGTCATAAAGGGGACCTTCCTCGTCGACGTCCACGGCTTCGTAACCCCGGCGGACGAGCAGATCCCCGTCGCCTTCGGCGAAGTGATGGAGGGGGAAGGGGAGTCCGCCAAGGTCCGGCTCGAGACGGACACGGCTCCGTTCAAGCCACGGGCCGACATCTTCCTGCTCGGCAAGGCGCACGCGCCGGGAGGGAAACCGGTCCGATGGCTGGACACGGGACTTCTCGTCGGAAATGTGAAAAAGGTCGTCCGGGTCTTCGGGGATCGGACCTGGATCTCCGGGCAAGGGAAGTTGTCGGCTCCGATGTTTACCGAACCCGAACCGTTCACCGAAATGGATCTGGTCAATGAAAAGGCGTTCGGAGGAATCGACACGGAATCCGGCGAGGTCTGCGCGGAGAATCCCGCCGGATGCGGCTTCTACACCCGGAAGTCTCCGAAGAACATCGACGGGGCCCCGCTTCCGAACATCGAGGACCCGGGGAAGCTCATCCGCCAATGGAAGGATCACCCGCGGCCAACGGGGTTCGGGATCGTAGGGAAAAATTGTCAGCCCCGTTTCGGTTGTCTTGGAACCTACGACGAAACCTGGCAAAAGCAGAGGCGCCCTGCTCCCCCTGCCGACTTCCGCACGGACTATTACAACGCGGCCCAACCCGACCTGCAGGTCCCGGGGTACCTCGAGGGCGACGAAGACGTGCGGCTCCTCAATCTCGCGCCGGGCGGAGGCGAGGTCCGTTTCCGGCTTCCGGGGATCCGACCCGCCGTCACGGTGACCCGGGCCGACATCGAGTTCCTCGGGTGGGACGCGCCATTGTCGACGGAAAACCTGGAACTGCGTCTCGACACGCTTTGCCTTCTCCCCGAGGAGAGCCGCTTCTTCCTCGTGTGGCGCGGTTCCCTCCCGGTACGCAACCTCGGCGCCCTGGAGATCCGGGAAGTGCTTGTCCAAGGCTGA
- a CDS encoding protein kinase: MSNFQPTRFGKYLLLEKLATGGMAQLYRAKIIGVEGFEKFIAIKQILPHLAHEEELITSFIDEAKLAALLNHQNVVQIYDFGSMENSYFITMEFLFGKDLRAVNAKAREKGTPVSLENALYLISKVCAGLDYAHKLKDFQGKSLNIIHRDISPQNVFLTYEGDVKIVDFGIAKAASQSTITQVGMIKGKVAYMSPEQAAGKVIDHRSDIFATGILLYELVAGGRMFKGDDTLQILSKVREAEFTPLGTLKGGLPEKLYDIAAKALAKDPEDRYQSCADMQADIEECIFRLNLRPSGRTMAEYLKLLFAEEIEAEGQRMANAATAGAASDRAQEVEAERRSADKPPAQKTPAPKAEPPPTAKPAREARPKPAEPAKGGKKGALAAVAGVAVLAILGGGYFLMGKGKGTADSTAPAPQAPAPAPAPIATQAPPQAPSVPASAPSPAADVSQMVGKAVGLIESNPAEAKAVLQQAIAKDPRSVQAHFQLGHAYVKLKEYPKALEAYAKAAEIDAKFADAFFNMGYVHAVRKEYAKAEKMYAKVVTLSPMYVDEALFNLGMVQEKQGKRKESLQNIEKSLSINPGNEPARKALARMKGK; encoded by the coding sequence ATGTCCAATTTCCAGCCCACCCGTTTCGGGAAATATCTCCTGCTCGAAAAACTCGCTACCGGCGGCATGGCCCAACTCTACCGGGCCAAGATCATCGGGGTGGAGGGGTTCGAGAAGTTCATCGCCATCAAGCAGATCCTTCCCCACCTGGCGCACGAGGAGGAGCTCATCACCTCCTTCATCGACGAGGCGAAGCTGGCCGCCCTCCTGAATCACCAGAACGTCGTCCAGATCTACGACTTCGGCTCGATGGAAAATTCGTACTTCATCACGATGGAGTTTCTCTTCGGGAAGGACCTGCGCGCGGTCAACGCGAAAGCGAGGGAGAAGGGAACCCCGGTCAGCCTCGAAAATGCCCTGTACCTGATCTCCAAGGTGTGCGCCGGGCTCGATTACGCGCACAAGTTGAAGGACTTCCAGGGGAAATCCCTGAACATCATCCATCGGGACATCTCTCCCCAGAACGTCTTCCTTACCTACGAAGGAGATGTGAAGATCGTCGACTTCGGCATCGCCAAGGCGGCAAGCCAGAGCACGATCACCCAGGTGGGGATGATCAAGGGAAAGGTCGCCTACATGTCGCCCGAACAGGCGGCGGGAAAGGTGATCGACCACCGGTCCGACATCTTCGCCACCGGAATCCTCTTGTATGAACTCGTCGCGGGCGGCCGCATGTTCAAGGGAGACGACACCCTCCAGATCCTTTCGAAGGTGCGGGAGGCCGAGTTCACCCCTCTCGGGACGCTGAAGGGCGGGCTGCCCGAGAAGTTGTACGACATCGCCGCCAAGGCCCTTGCCAAGGACCCCGAAGACCGGTACCAATCGTGCGCCGACATGCAGGCGGATATCGAGGAGTGCATTTTCCGGCTGAACCTCCGCCCATCCGGCCGCACCATGGCGGAGTACCTGAAGCTTCTCTTCGCCGAGGAGATCGAGGCCGAAGGGCAGCGGATGGCCAACGCGGCGACCGCCGGGGCGGCGAGCGACCGGGCCCAGGAGGTGGAAGCGGAGCGGCGGTCGGCCGATAAGCCCCCCGCGCAGAAGACGCCCGCTCCCAAGGCCGAGCCGCCACCAACGGCGAAGCCGGCCCGGGAGGCACGCCCGAAGCCGGCCGAGCCGGCAAAGGGGGGGAAGAAAGGCGCCCTGGCCGCCGTCGCGGGCGTAGCGGTGCTGGCGATCCTGGGCGGCGGATATTTCCTGATGGGGAAGGGGAAGGGCACGGCCGACTCGACCGCCCCCGCCCCGCAGGCGCCGGCCCCGGCCCCGGCCCCGATTGCGACCCAGGCTCCGCCGCAGGCCCCTTCCGTTCCGGCTTCCGCACCATCGCCTGCCGCCGACGTTTCGCAGATGGTCGGGAAAGCCGTCGGGCTCATCGAATCGAACCCGGCGGAGGCGAAGGCCGTTCTTCAACAGGCGATCGCGAAGGATCCCCGATCCGTCCAGGCGCATTTCCAGCTTGGGCATGCCTACGTGAAGTTGAAGGAGTATCCGAAGGCCCTGGAGGCATACGCGAAGGCGGCCGAGATCGACGCGAAATTCGCCGATGCCTTCTTCAACATGGGGTATGTCCACGCCGTCCGGAAAGAGTATGCCAAGGCGGAGAAGATGTACGCGAAAGTGGTGACGCTGTCCCCGATGTACGTTGACGAAGCGTTGTTCAACCTCGGGATGGTCCAGGAAAAGCAGGGGAAACGGAAAGAGAGCCTCCAGAACATCGAGAAGTCCCTGTCGATCAATCCCGGCAACGAACCGGCGAGGAAAGCTCTCGCCAGGATGAAGGGGAAATAG
- a CDS encoding adenylate/guanylate cyclase domain-containing protein: MNAIAPGNAAGRLAAIIVGVVLLAVLAAGWAGRSRFVDSLYREKVRAAEFTLDLVAAGSVLPLVAEDGLTLNSLIKGASPGERYLFVSVSDAGNVVRADTDLSRIGIPWKGSGKGVLELSRSILFQGKPVGTARLGVSTERLRADASRDSFPAVWILLAAILSAAAAGGIGFSVARMAGESGGGAGSGDSKAGVRPGLPGAAPEGKEGDPGPTRNPVTVLYASVKEFRSYAGATLPDDLMRNLKEIFSIASRNVLGYGGYVEKYQGESITGVFGAPADLADHTRRAVRAAVSIQKALQEAANNGNDLLRKVSIGISTGVVLSGQVPSGETSSPFHVGEIFEEAASLDRAAREGEIVISRDVYMSVQNLVAVEPLPPQGAGEGRGSWEAFRLLRIEERKTRA, from the coding sequence GTGAACGCAATCGCTCCAGGGAATGCCGCCGGACGCCTTGCCGCGATCATCGTCGGCGTTGTTCTTCTGGCGGTCCTGGCCGCGGGGTGGGCCGGTCGCTCCCGATTCGTGGATTCCCTTTACCGGGAAAAAGTCCGCGCGGCGGAGTTCACCCTCGACCTGGTCGCCGCGGGATCCGTTCTTCCGCTGGTCGCGGAGGACGGCCTCACGTTGAACTCCCTGATCAAGGGCGCCTCCCCGGGGGAGCGCTACCTCTTCGTATCGGTGTCGGACGCCGGGAACGTCGTTCGCGCCGACACGGACCTTTCCCGGATCGGTATCCCCTGGAAGGGATCCGGAAAAGGGGTGCTCGAGCTTTCCCGCTCGATCCTGTTCCAGGGGAAACCCGTGGGGACCGCTCGTCTCGGGGTTTCCACGGAGCGGCTTCGGGCCGACGCGAGCCGCGACTCCTTCCCCGCCGTCTGGATCCTGCTCGCCGCGATCCTGAGCGCGGCGGCGGCGGGCGGGATCGGTTTTTCCGTTGCGCGAATGGCGGGGGAATCCGGCGGGGGAGCGGGATCCGGGGACTCGAAGGCCGGGGTGCGGCCCGGCCTTCCGGGCGCTGCGCCGGAAGGGAAAGAGGGCGATCCCGGACCGACGCGAAACCCGGTAACCGTCCTTTACGCTTCCGTGAAGGAGTTCCGGTCCTACGCGGGCGCGACTCTCCCCGACGACCTGATGCGGAACCTCAAGGAGATTTTTTCGATCGCTTCCAGGAACGTGCTCGGATACGGAGGATACGTCGAAAAATACCAGGGGGAGTCGATCACCGGCGTGTTCGGAGCCCCGGCCGATCTTGCCGATCACACGCGGAGGGCGGTCCGGGCGGCGGTCTCGATCCAGAAGGCGCTGCAGGAGGCCGCGAACAACGGGAACGATCTCCTTCGGAAGGTCTCCATCGGGATCAGCACCGGCGTCGTCCTGTCCGGGCAGGTGCCCTCCGGGGAAACGAGCTCGCCCTTCCACGTAGGAGAGATCTTCGAGGAGGCTGCATCCCTGGACCGCGCCGCGCGCGAAGGGGAGATCGTGATCAGCCGCGATGTCTACATGTCCGTGCAGAACCTGGTCGCAGTGGAGCCCCTTCCCCCACAGGGCGCAGGCGAGGGCAGGGGGTCGTGGGAAGCGTTCCGGCTCCTGAGAATCGAGGAACGAAAAACACGTGCGTAG